DNA from Amycolatopsis sp. DSM 110486:
CCACGACGGCACGGTCGCAGTGGCCCGCATCATCCAGGCCGCCGCCGGCCGTTGCTCGGGCCTGCACTACGGCACCTACGACTACAGCGCGGGCCTCGGCATCGGCGCCGCCTACCAGAGCATGGCCCACCCGGCCGCCGACTTCGCGAAGCACCTCATGCAGGTCGCGGCCGCCGGCACCGGCGTACGCCTCTCCGACGGCTCCACCAACCGCCTGCCGATCGGCGACGACCTGCCCGGCGCCTGGGCCGAACACCTGCGCCTGGTCCGCCGCTCCCTGGAAAACGGCTTCTACCAGGGCTGGGACCTGCACCCGAACCAGCTGCCGACGCGCTTCGCCGCCACCTACGCCTTCTACCGCGAAGGCTTCCCCACCGCGGCAAAACGCCTCAGCGACTACGCCTCCCAAACGTCGTCCGGCGTCCTCGACGAACCCGCCACCGCCGCCGCCCTCGCCCACTACCTCCTCGGCGGCCTCCACTGCGGCGCCCTGGAAGCGGCCGAACTCCCCTTCGACGCCGCGACCCTCGACCGCTACGCCCGCCGCCTCACCTGACGCCCCTCTGAACGCACCCCAACGCGGCGTTCGTTGCGCTCACCGCGCCCAATGCGGCGTTCGTTGCGCCCAACGCACCGAACGCCACAATTGAAGTGCTTTGACGCCCCACTCACCGCCGCCCGCCTGCCAAATCGGCCCCCACCCAGGCCGCGTTCACCCTCATGACCGCCGCCCAATCACGCGACGGAACCCTGCACCCAGACCCGCCCCGGCACCCCGATCCGAAGCCTTCTTGCGGACGGCTCACCGGCGGTCAACACAATCCAGCTTCGGGGTGCACACCCCACGCAACACGCCCTGCGAGGACCAGAAACCACACAGAGCTGACTGCACCCGCAACCCATCCAACCCACCCCAGGTAGGCTCGCTGCCGTCTTTCTGGTGTGGGGTGGGAAAGGAAAAACGCGACACCATGTCTCAAGAAGCGGCGACTCAAGCAGCACAGCCCGAAACCCTCGAATTCCAGTCCGAGGCCCGCCAGCTCCTCCAGCTGATGATCCACTCGATCTACTCGAACAAGGACATCTTCCTCCGCGAGCTCATCTCCAACGCCTCCGACGCCCTCGACAAACTCCGTCTCGAGACCTACCGCGACAAGGACCTCGAAGCCGATACCTCGGACCTCCACGTCGAGCTCACCCTCGACAAGGACGCCCGCACCCTCACCGTCCGCGACAACGGCATCGGCATGAGCCGCGACGACGTCGTGAACCTGATCGGCACGATCGCCAAGTCGGGCACCGCCGAGTTCCTGCGCAAGCTCAAAGAGTCGCAAGACGGAAGCTCGCAGGACCTGATCGGCCAGTTCGGCGTCGGCTTCTACTCCAGCTTCATGGTCGCCGACAAGGTCACCCTCGTGACGCGCAAGGCCGGCACCGCCGACGGCGTGCGCTGGCAGTCCGAGGGCGAGGGCACCTACACGATCGAGCCGGTGGCCGACGCGCCGCAGGGCACTGCCGTCACGCTGCACCTGAAGCCGGCCGACGACGAGGACCACCTCTTCGACTACACGTCGGAGTGGAAGGTCCGCGAGATCGTGAAGCGGTACTCCGACTTCATCACCTGGCCCGTGCGGATGGCCAAGCAGGCCAGCCCCCTCGAGGCCGCCGAGGAAGGCGCCGAAGAGGGCTCCGAAGAACGCACCGAGCCTGAGTTCGAAACCGTCAACTCCCGCAAGGCCCTCTGGGCCCGCCCCTCCTCGGAAGTCTCCGACGAGGAGTACCAGGAGTTCTACAAGCACATCAGCCACGACTGGAACAACGCGCTCGAAACCGTCCGCATGCAGGCGGAGGGCACGTTCGAGTACCAGGCGCTGCTGTTCATCCCGTCCCAGGCGCCGATGGACCTGTTCATGCGGGACGCGAAGCGCGGCGTGCAGCTGTACGTGAAGCGCGTGTTCATCATGGACGACTGCGAAGCGCTCATGCCGAACTACCTGCGCTTCATCAAGGGTGTCGTCGACGCGCAGGACCTTTCGCTCAACGTCTCGCGCGAGATCCTGCAGCAGGACCGCCAGATCCGCGCGATCCGGCGGCGGCTGGAGAAGAAGATCCTGTCCACGATCAAGACGATGATGACCGAGGACGCCGAGAAGTACGCGACGTTCTGGCGCGAGTTCGGCCGCGCGGTGAAGGAGGGTCTGCTCGACGACCCGGAGAACCGCCCCGCCATCCTCGACATCTCGTCGTTCGCGTCCACGCACCACGCGGAGAAGCCGACCTCGCTGCGCGACTACGTCTCGCGGATGAAGGAAGGCCAGGAGCACATCTACTACCTCACCGGCGAGTCGCGCACGGTGATCGAGAACTCGCCGCACCTGGAAGCGTTCCGCGCCAAGGGGTACGAGGTCCTCATCCTCACCGACCCGGTCGACGAGATGTGGGTCGACGGAGTGGGCGGGTTCGAGGAGAAGTCGTTCCAGTCCGTGGCCAAGGGCGAGGTCGACCTCGGCGGCGACGAGACGTCCGACGAGCAGAAGGCCGAGTACGAGGACCTGCTCAAGTGGATGTCGGCGACGCTCACCGACAGCGTCAAGGAGGTTCGCCTCTCCTCGCGGCTGACCACCTCGCCGTCGTGCATCGTCGGCGACTCGGGTGACATGACGCCGACGCTGGAGAAGATGTACCGCGCGATGGGCCAGGAGATGCCGCAGATCAAGCGGGTCCTGGAGCTCAACCCGGAGCACGCGCTGGTCTCCGGGCTGCGCAAGGCGTTCGCGGAGAACCCGGCGGACGGTTCGCTGGCCGAGACGGCGGAGCTGCTGCACGGCATGGCGCTGCTGGCCGAGGGCGGCGAGCTGGCCGACCCGGGCCGGTTCCTGAAGCTGGTCGCCGACCGGGCCGCGAAGGCTCTCTGACCACCGGTCCGTGAAGGGCACCTTGCGGGAAACCCAAGGTGCCCTTCACGGCGTTTCAGGACTCCGAGGTCAGCGCCAGGTAGACGTCGACCTGCGCGACGAAGTCCGTGAGGTCCACGCCGAGCAGCTCGGCGGCGCGGCCGATGCGGTAACGCAGGGTGTTCACGTGGATGTGCAGGGTTTTCGCCGCGCGCGTGGGGGAGCCGGAGCACTCGAGGAACACGCGCACGGTGCGCACGAGGTCCGAGTGCTGCTCGGCGTCGTAGTCGAGCAGTGGCCCGAGCAGGCGCCGGCGCAACGCGGCGCGCAGGTCGGTGGACGCGCCGGCGAGCAGGAGCTGGTGCACGCCGAGCGCGGCGGCGGGCACGACCACCACGTCGCCTTCCCGGTCGGCCGCAAGGGAAAGCGCGTGGCGCGCGACTTCGAACGCGCCGCGTGACTCCGCCGCGGGCACGGCATCGCTGACGCCGGCGAGGATCCGCGTCGCGCGCAGCAGGGGTTCCACTGTGGACAGAGCGGTCACCGCGTCGTCGGCCCAACCGGCGGGCCACGAACCGTCGTCGGCGACGAGGGCGAGCGCCTCCGTGTGGTCGCGGCTGCCGGTCGGGGTGACGGCTCTCCCGGTGGTGGCCAGGAGTTCGGCGAGGACGTCGTCGGCCTCTGCGCTGTCCTCGGTCCGCAGGGCGACCGCGCGGACGTTCCCGCCGAGCGGCGCCGGCGACGGACGCGACCGTGCGCGAGCCAAACCGACCAGCCCGGCCAGCTCCTCGGCGAGCTCGGTCTGCGCGGTGCTCAGCGGTCCGTCCACGGCGAGCAGCCACGGCACCGCGTGGCGGCTCTCCACCGGCAGCACGGTCAGGCCGCCCGCCGCCGTCGGGCGGGCGCGGGCGGCGGCGAACTGGCGCACGGGCTCGGCCGCCGATACCGGCAGCGCCGCCGTGCCGGCCACCACGCGGGGCACGCCCGAGAGGACCCAGCACGCCGTGCCGAGCTCCTTGGCTGCGCGGGCCAGCAGGTCTTCCAGCGGCGCGTCCTCCGCGGCGGCGGTGAGCAAGCGTTTGCGCGCTCCGTCGGCGGCGGCCGCGAGTGCGAGCACCACGCGCTCGGTGACCACGGCGAACGACAGGTCCGGTGGCACTTCCAGCAGCGGGACGCGGTGGCGCGCGCACGTGTCGATGACGTCTTCGGGAATGCTGCCGGCGTCGGCGCCCGACGCGGCCAACGCGGCGGCGCCCCCGGCCGCGAGCGCCGCCACGAACGGCTCGGCGTCGCCCGGCGCGCGCCACCACAGCAGCCCGGACAGCACGAGCTCACCCGCCGTCAGGTAGCGGCCCGGGTCGGGCAGCTCGGTCACGTAGATCCGCGTGACGGCGCGGTCGAGCAGGTCCTCGGCGGTGCTCGGGTGCGGGCGCAGGCCGGGCAGGCCCAGCAGGGTTCTCACGGTCGTCATCAGGCTTGTAGGAAAGCACAAACGGGTGGTCTTCCGCTGGGACGGCTTTCATGGCGGGGCACCGTTGCCGCGCGGGCGCGTTCGGCGTGTACTGGGACATCAGCCCGTGGGGAGGAGCTCGAGCGTGGATTTCCTGCGACCCGCCAACCTGGCCGAGGCGCTGGCCGTGAAGGCCGAACGCCCCGACGCGGTGCCGATCGCCGGTGGCACGGACGTGATGGTGGAGCTGAACTTCGACCACCGCCGCCCGGCCGCGCTGCTCGATCTCACCGGCGTCGCGGAGCTGGCGGAGTGGTCCACTTCGGACGGCACTCTTTCGGACGGCGCTCTTGAGGGCAGCACTCTTTCAGACAGAACTGTGCGGCTCGGCGCGGCCGTGTCTTATTCGCGCGTGATCACGGAGTTGGGTGAACCTTTGCCCGCGTTGGCGATGGCCTCGCGCACGGTCGGTTCGCCGCAGATCCGCAACCGCGGCACGGTCGGCGGCAACCTCGGCGCCGCGTCACCGG
Protein-coding regions in this window:
- the htpG gene encoding molecular chaperone HtpG — encoded protein: MSQEAATQAAQPETLEFQSEARQLLQLMIHSIYSNKDIFLRELISNASDALDKLRLETYRDKDLEADTSDLHVELTLDKDARTLTVRDNGIGMSRDDVVNLIGTIAKSGTAEFLRKLKESQDGSSQDLIGQFGVGFYSSFMVADKVTLVTRKAGTADGVRWQSEGEGTYTIEPVADAPQGTAVTLHLKPADDEDHLFDYTSEWKVREIVKRYSDFITWPVRMAKQASPLEAAEEGAEEGSEERTEPEFETVNSRKALWARPSSEVSDEEYQEFYKHISHDWNNALETVRMQAEGTFEYQALLFIPSQAPMDLFMRDAKRGVQLYVKRVFIMDDCEALMPNYLRFIKGVVDAQDLSLNVSREILQQDRQIRAIRRRLEKKILSTIKTMMTEDAEKYATFWREFGRAVKEGLLDDPENRPAILDISSFASTHHAEKPTSLRDYVSRMKEGQEHIYYLTGESRTVIENSPHLEAFRAKGYEVLILTDPVDEMWVDGVGGFEEKSFQSVAKGEVDLGGDETSDEQKAEYEDLLKWMSATLTDSVKEVRLSSRLTTSPSCIVGDSGDMTPTLEKMYRAMGQEMPQIKRVLELNPEHALVSGLRKAFAENPADGSLAETAELLHGMALLAEGGELADPGRFLKLVADRAAKAL
- a CDS encoding PucR family transcriptional regulator, whose translation is MTTVRTLLGLPGLRPHPSTAEDLLDRAVTRIYVTELPDPGRYLTAGELVLSGLLWWRAPGDAEPFVAALAAGGAAALAASGADAGSIPEDVIDTCARHRVPLLEVPPDLSFAVVTERVVLALAAAADGARKRLLTAAAEDAPLEDLLARAAKELGTACWVLSGVPRVVAGTAALPVSAAEPVRQFAAARARPTAAGGLTVLPVESRHAVPWLLAVDGPLSTAQTELAEELAGLVGLARARSRPSPAPLGGNVRAVALRTEDSAEADDVLAELLATTGRAVTPTGSRDHTEALALVADDGSWPAGWADDAVTALSTVEPLLRATRILAGVSDAVPAAESRGAFEVARHALSLAADREGDVVVVPAAALGVHQLLLAGASTDLRAALRRRLLGPLLDYDAEQHSDLVRTVRVFLECSGSPTRAAKTLHIHVNTLRYRIGRAAELLGVDLTDFVAQVDVYLALTSES